A DNA window from Naumovozyma dairenensis CBS 421 chromosome 10, complete genome contains the following coding sequences:
- the NDAI0J00670 gene encoding 60S ribosomal protein eL43 (similar to Saccharomyces cerevisiae RPL43B (YJR094W-A) and RPL43A (YPR043W); ancestral locus Anc_7.466), whose product MAKRTKKVGITGKYGVRYGSSLRRQVKKLEVQQHARYDCSFCGKKAVKRGAAGIWTCGSCKKTVAGGAYTVSTAAAATVRSTIRRLRDMVEA is encoded by the exons AT GGCTAAAAGAACTAAGAAAGTTGGTATCACTGGTAAGTATGGTGTCCGTTACGGTTCCTCTTTGAGAAGACAAGTCAAGAAGTTGGAAGTTCAACAACACGCTAGATACGATTGTTCTTTCTGTGGTAAGAAGGCCGTCAAGAGAGGTGCTGCTGGTATCTGGACCTGTGGTTCTTGTAAGAAGACTGTCGCTGGTGGTGCTTACACTGTCTCCACTGCTGCTGCCGCCACTGTCAGATCTACTATCAGAAGATTGAGAGATATGGTTGAAGCTTAA
- the NDAI0J00690 gene encoding uncharacterized protein (similar to Saccharomyces cerevisiae JSN1 (YJR091C) and PUF2 (YPR042C); ancestral locus Anc_7.462) gives MRTNSNNNTKTSYNGNMSDLPDIIEPGITIPIYSEDFPDRTLTSKDSKSSPNSKDKDRDRDKEKNSQDEGEKIDISKAPNKLGSYRSKAGKFSNTLSNFLPSISAKLHHSKKFDSIDNSKKGTPITYSSSSNTDSTLSTEVHNMNHSSIFDEKNSTSNSNSPSNILESLENEQKKSNDMVQSKTDYSFTTQNDSYTFNILPTMTSQSGSRPRNNTISSQFTDISSIPGNLTLWPSNHSANNNNNNNNPMTPIKLDSNNNFNKPDDSSSYFGPLMRSMTNELVDTSNETFNITKNNSNTLNLNAPSIDIPNRRRAQSTTLNMFNDPNKFTNVPNLSRPRATSNFIPNPITTPDLPLIQDNIDPSSISWITTSTMVPQIYQVNTLLPTNTLLFSNILPIQPLSQLQQQQKQQHIPRNLASTSLATICSRFGRIISSRTLKGMDMALIEFESIDSAITCLEALQGNEISAIGLPTTITFAKILPIYDNTQKFSNYNKNTNKARNQVPQVMISSSSPPEKNNMNQSLLQEQLYKSSNLQYLPQSQQQQQYPMFNSQFQSSNGLPQNNLGPQLTRMSSNPNASSPIQITAVEKDVCPFTLPPPSFNSQQETFYSILNSFNLKYDKIQVSHIIANSIDSADISQKNKTMKAPDTSNFGPTPTPTKMRRFDTPKLREIRKNIDSNSLTNLEIEQLAIAMLNEIPELSSDYLGNTIVQKLYDNSSDVIRIMILREINKFLTSIGVHKNGTWVCQKIVKLARTPKQIQLITLGVQDYCTSLFNDQFGNYVIQGVLKFGFPWNNFIFENIIENFWTIVQNRYGARAIRACLESQDIITPEQTLTLSSLIILYAEYLITNNNGTLLITWFLDTCTLSNRFEILTKKLVLSLGKLCCHKLGSLTILKLLNYRGAESEIIRNLILEPIFGTIHDDNEDHSAVITSDDENDENVKHEHARTKLLLTTLLNDSNYGPTFVYKVLTSRIFEGSQRQHIIAQIRTILIETKPIQQHRRLMEEVGLVNIGPQGYQTKSHKSIGHIFNQDRSRLNRTSSISSNRSSNFVIQSPQRNQPLQQQYNQQIQHTIPQSYPNPLIPPPPLTQPIPSSNSIGYYNQNPNMGMNPSINMNINPNMNMNLGMDPNITRNINTNLALYSMNFNANGYNNNDSTFMNNMNNPNNNNNSNIAANIINDFPNGLNYEMANLTNTTTLSLPNSGSNVLNRTLSNATTDTNTTRFGTGTHNF, from the coding sequence ATGCGTActaatagtaataacaatacaaaaACCTCATATAACGGTAATATGTCAGATTTACCCGATATAATAGAACCGGGTATCACTATACCAATCTATTCTGAAGATTTTCCAGATAGAACTCTAACCTCAAAGGATTCTAAAAGTAGTCCTAATTCCAAAGACAAAGACAGAGACAGGGacaaagagaaaaattcCCAGGATGAAGGAGAGAAGAttgatatttcaaaagCTCCTAATAAACTAGGATCTTATAGATCCAAAGCAGgtaaattttctaatacATTGAGTAATTTCTTACCTTCTATTAGTGCGAAATTACATCATTCGAAGAAATTTGATAGTATAGATAACAGTAAGAAAGGTACCCCTATTACTTATTCATCTTCAAGTAATACCGATAGTACTCTATCTACCGAGGTCCATAATATGAATCATAGTAGTATTTTTGATGAGAAAAACTCAACTTCTAATTCGAATTCTCCGTCAAATATACTGGAATCTCTAGAAAATGAGCAGAAGAAAAGTAACGATATGGTACAATCAAAAACTGATTACTCATTTACTACTCAAAACGATTCATACACTTTTAACATTCTACCAACTATGACGTCACAAAGTGGTTCAAGGCCAAGGAATAATACCATATCCTCTCAGTTCACTGATATATCTTCAATTCCAGGGAATTTGACTCTTTGGCCGTCAAATCACTCGGcaaacaataacaataacaacaataatcCAATGACTCCAATAAAATTGGATTCTAATAACAACTTCAATAAACCGGatgattcttcttcctATTTTGGTCCCTTAATGCGGTCAATGACTAATGAATTAGTTGATACAAGTAATGAAACTTTTAATATAACTAAAAATAACTCTAATACCTTGAACCTTAATGCTCCTTCAATTGACATCCCAAATAGAAGGAGAGCGCAATCAACTACATTGAATATGTTCAATGATCCTAACAAATTTACAAATGTTCCAAATTTATCACGTCCCCGTGCTACTTCAAACTTTATTCCAAATCCGATCACAACCCCTGATTTACCACTAATTCAAGATAATATCGATCCATCTTCAATCAGTTGGATTACTACCAGTACAATGGTGCCCCAAATATATCAAGTGAACACTTTATTACCTACTAATAcactattattttcaaatatccTTCCAATCCAACCATTGTCACAAttgcaacaacaacaaaaacaacaacatatACCAAGAAATTTAGCAAGTACATCATTAGCGACTATCTGTTCTAGATTTGGTCGCATCATATCGTCAAGAACTCTGAAAGGAATGGACATGGCATTAATCGAATTTGAGTCGATAGATTCTGCAATCACATGTCTGGAGGCCCTACAAGGGAACGAAATATCTGCAATTGGGTTACCAACAACTATTACTTTTGCTAAAATCTTACCAATCTACGATAATACTCAAAAGTTTAGTAACTATAATAAGAACACTAATAAAGCAAGAAATCAAGTCCCACAAGTAATGATATCCTCATCTTCTCCTCCAGAAAAGAACAATATGAATCAATCTCTATTACAAGAGCAACTATATAAGAGTTCGAACCTGCAATACTTGCCACAGTcgcaacaacaacagcagtATCCAATGTTTAACTCACAATTTCAAAGTTCAAATGGTCTACCACAAAACAATCTAGGCCCACAATTGACTCGTATGTCATCAAATCCAAATGCATCATCACCTATTCAAATAACTGCTGTTGAAAAGGATGTTTGTCCGTTTACTTTACCCCCACCATCATTTAACTCTCAGCAGGAGACGTTCTATTCAATCTTGAACTCTTTTAACCTTAAATATGACAAAATTCAAGTTAGTCATATAATTGCAAATTCCATCGATAGTGCTGATATTTcccaaaaaaataagacGATGAAGGCACCTGATACGTCCAATTTTGGACCAACTCCAACTCCAACTAAAATGAGAAGATTCGATACTCCCAAATTACGtgaaataagaaaaaacattgattccaattcattaacCAATTTAGAAATTGAACAACTGGCCATTGCTATGTTAAATGAAATACCTGAATTAAGTTCAGATTATTTAGGTAACACCATagttcaaaaattatatgataaCTCATCAGATGTAATTAGAATCATGATCTTAAgagaaattaataaatttttaacaTCAATTGGTGTACATAAAAATGGTACCTGGGTTTGtcaaaaaattgttaaaCTAGCAAGAACTCCAAAACAAATTCAACTAATCACTTTAGGAGTCCAAGATTATTGTACTTCATTATTCAATGATCAATTTGGTAATTATGTTATTCAAGGTGTCTTAAAATTCGGATTCCCATGGaacaattttatatttgagAATATTATTGAGAATTTTTGGACTATCGTTCAAAATAGATACGGCGCTCGTGCTATTAGAGCTTGTTTAGAATCTCAAGACATTATTACTCCTGAACAAACTTTAACTTTAAGTTCATTGATCATATTGTACGctgaatatttgataaccaataataatggtactCTTTTAATTACATGGTTCCTGGATACGTGTACGCTATCAAATAGATTCGAAATCTTAACGAAGAAATTGGTACTCTCCTTAGGTAAATTATGTTGTCATAAATTAGGTTCTTTgacaattttgaaattattgaattatcgCGGTGCTGAAAGTGAAATTATAAGAAATTTAATCCTGGAACCAATATTTGGAACGATacatgatgataatgaagacCATTCTGCTGTTATTACttcagatgatgaaaatgatgaaaatgtgAAACATGAACATGCTCGCACAAAATTGCTATTGACAACACTTCTAAATGATTCAAACTATGGTCCAACTTTTGTCTACAAAGTATTAACGTCAAGAATATTTGAGGGCTCGCAAAGACAACACATCATTGCTCAAATCCGCACCATattaattgaaacaaaaccAATTCAACAACATCGTCGTTTAATGGAGGAAGTTGGTCTTGTAAATATAGGTCCCCAAGGCTATCAAACAAAATCCCATAAATCGATTGGCcatattttcaatcaaGATAGATCAAGGTTAAATAGAACATCCTCCATTTCCAGTAACAGGAGCTCAAATTTTGTTATTCAAAGTCCGCAGAGGAATCAACCATTACAACAGCAATATAATCAACAAATTCAGCACACAATTCCTCAAAGTTATCCGAATCCTCTCATACCTCCTCCTCCCTTAACACAACCAATACCATCCTCCAATAGCATTGGATATTATAACCAAAACCCAAATATGGGAATGAATCCAAGtataaatatgaatataaacCCTAACATGAATATGAACTTGGGAATGGATCCCAATATAACCAGGAATATCAATACAAATTTAGCCttatattcaatgaatttcaaTGCTAATGgctataataataatgacagTACTTTTATGAATAACATGAACAAtccaaacaataataacaatagtaaTATTGCTGCTAATATCATTAACGACTTTCCTAATGGCCTGAATTATGAGATGGCAAATTTGACTAACACAACAACACTATCATTACCTAACAGTGGCTCAAATGTTTTAAACCGCACATTAAGCAATGCCACAACAGATACCAATACTACAAGATTTGGTACTGGCACACACAATTTTTAG
- the NDAI0J00680 gene encoding uncharacterized protein (similar to Saccharomyces cerevisiae BUD4 (YJR092W); ancestral locus Anc_7.463) — MNTSVDDLLKEIDNELENTINNIYQTNQKKDARPEKSNQEQMSKRNLKQGSFLIPLQEIGEDTMDMIVKHNTRKNSIVKAYSNNPTTDVSNTSFNEKRKSITFMDDMNQKNQINDFLTENFNNSLWSLKDEKNNDQQCSTRGLVMIKKLEKKHLKEINDAHTTLSRLVSLNLDNNNELETSSSGYQGDENATIDDQSRNTNTSTTVDSSSLHDLDIIPSHSQDEEFGDYQDSGSIHSHCSTLRKRYQFQKLNECNMKGDISKDISGDKPEDSNNKSNYDEQFTHNEVSSNSESFNENELEEKGSSRNLETATSRIGSLNLDVKAVATGTEIPVLPALPHLDTLSFSDLLNNSMDISNDVSTVSTEPKEPLKPSDYLSIWRDQEQLLNSSLPQENIGGFSPVFSVNSQFTASTNNSRATSMSSRFNTRVVSKSTIYRPQERPTSFIPNEFALPLAKILSPKFKNEDETSPRIGFENKSIPKLFHSTQSVSTKLKKAYNLHKEDSSLKNNVAGEVNEAKIDSEQSLFNNFVNSSPVQVNSPDLIDKSLTSLMTTWDHELESFLEEELGQGVVTFLSDLDDALLTSLGNMDTTEESELKQTSVDEGYLGLTGSVPNSIPDQELFTIFDNDTVPKTPTRKESVKLFDSFHENDEDIILTPPPKEVTRSHVSSPFKVVQSNYIKSQDEDEPLKGVDVPSENMNEGQSGLPELKVEPEQDGGTEVKNVENVEPMTPPVPLKDLGYLYVTLNKISNLALHGIKRHNAKYSLEFNANGEKTRTPWTQLPNDGNIRIRKEFRILMENQDEPSPKLEILLRCQYEKPKNELVGVTEKIPVGKKFLFGKKKYIYKKRYIEKAPPVDDWDKIFGKNGSFATCELVLETKILDQCKFSKVIKVHDMVNKWNYEKNGSHSFMKVGHLEMSLCYLERSLNEETFPSSLLDAQKIIKRYNEKQNIQKEGYMLQEGGDIEGAALQKRLFKLHGTELVGYHEISGKPRIRINMLKVKEVVGTDRIGKDGEVFTSTADSFSLGTSIQLIFENDEKLTLVSEDSDAGKGDWFNTLSRVVSLNASHQPWIKKYASQLVST, encoded by the coding sequence ATGAACACAAGTGTCGATGATCTCCTTAAGGAAATAGAcaatgaattggaaaatacaataaataatatttaccAAACAAACCAAAAAAAGGATGCTCGACCAGAAAAAAGCAATCAAGAACAAATGTCAAAACGAAACTTAAAGCAAGGAAGTTTCCTAATACCGCTTCAAGAAATAGGGGAAGATACCATGGATATGATAGTAAAACATAacacaagaaaaaattcaattgttAAAGCTTATTCTAATAATCCCACTACTGATGTTTCCAACACCTCTTTCAAtgagaaaagaaaatcaatcACATTCATGGATGACATGAACCAAAAGAAccaaattaatgattttctcactgaaaatttcaataattcattatgGTCACTTAAGGatgagaaaaataatgatcaACAATGTAGTACTCGTGGTTTGGTCAtgattaaaaaattagagaagaaacatttaaaagaaataaatgacGCTCATACTACTTTAAGTAGATTAGTTTCATTGAAccttgataataataacgaattggaaacttcttcttctgggTATCAAGGTGATGAAAACGCAACTATTGACGACCAAAGTAGAAATACCAACACCAGTACAACCGTGGATTCCAGTTCTCTTCATGATCTAGACATTATACCATCCCATTCACAAGATGAGGAATTCGGAGATTATCAAGATAGTGGATCGATTCATTCTCATTGTTCTACGTTGAGAAAACGTtaccaatttcaaaagCTCAACGAATGCAATATGAAGGGAGATATAAGCAAAGACATAAGTGGAGATAAACCTGAAGattccaataataaaagtaaTTATGATGAACAATTCACTCATAATGAAGTAAGCTCCAATTCTGAGTCTTTTAATGAAAACgaattggaagaaaaaggTAGTAGTAGAAACTTGGAGACAGCTACGAGTAGGATTGGTTCATTGAACCTTGATGTGAAAGCTGTTGCCACTGGTACAGAGATACCAGTATTACCAGCTTTACCACATCTTGAtacattatcattttctgaTCTACTAAATAATAGCATGGATATCAGTAACGATGTTTCAACAGTGTCAACGGAACCAAAAGAGCCGTTGAAACCCTCCGATTATCTCTCCATATGGCGTGATCAAGAACAACTCTTGAATTCATCATTGCCGCAAGAGAATATAGGCGGATTTTCGCCTGTATTCAGCGTTAACTCTCAATTCACAGCATCTACAAACAATAGTCGTGCAACATCAATGTCTTCAAGATTTAATACAAGGGTAGTTAGTAAAAGCACAATTTATCGTCCACAGGAACGACCAACATCTTTTATTCCAAACGAATTTGCATTACCATTGGCCAAAATTTTGTCCccaaaatttaaaaacGAAGATGAAACATCACCTCGCATAGGTTTTGAGAACAAGAGTATACCGAAGCTTTTTCATTCTACACAATCAGTATCCactaaattgaaaaaagcCTACAATCTCCACAAGGAAGACTCgtcattaaaaaataatgtgGCTGGTGAGGTAAATGAAGCGAAAATAGATAGTGAACAAAGTCTTTTCAACAACTTCGTCAATTCTAGCCCTGTACAAGTTAATTCTCCTGATCTGAttgataaatcattaacGTCGTTAATGACTACCTGGGATCATGAATTGGAATCATTcttagaagaagaattggGTCAAGGAGTGGTAACTTTCTTAAGTGACTTAGATGATGCATTATTAACAAGCCTCGGAAACATGGATACTACAGAAGAATCAGAATTAAAACAGACTAGTGTTGACGAAGGCTATTTGGGGTTAACTGGTTCCGTTCCAAACTCAATACCAGATCAAGAACTATTTacaatatttgataatgatactGTGCCGAAGACACCGACAAGGAAAGAATCTGTTAAGCTCTTTGATAGTTTCcatgaaaatgatgaagacaTAATACTAACTCCTCCCCCCAAAGAAGTCACAAGATCGCATGTTTCAAGTCCATTCAAAGTTGTTCAAAGTAACTATATTAAATCTCAAGATGAGGATGAACCATTAAAAGGTGTAGATGTGCCATCAGAAAACATGAATGAAGGACAATCTGGTTTGCCCGAATTGAAGGTCGAGCCAGAACAAGATGGAGGAACTGAAGTTAAGAACGTTGAAAATGTGGAACCAATGACTCCTCCAGTACCATTGAAAGATTTGGGTTATCTGTATGTTACCTTGAACAAAATCTCTAATTTGGCACTACATGGTATAAAACGTCATAATGCAAAGTACTCCTTAGAATTCAATGCCAATGGGGAAAAGACGAGAACACCATGGACTCAGTTACCAAATGATGGAAACATTAgaataagaaaagaatttaGAATCTTAATGGAAAATCAAGACGAGCCATCTCCTAAATTAGAAATTTTATTGAGATGTCAGTATGAAAAACCTAAGAATGAATTGGTTGGAGTTACTGAAAAGATACCTGTTGGCAAGAAATTCTTATTTGGTAAAAAgaaatacatatataaaaaaagatatattgaaaaggcTCCACCAGTAGATGATTGGGATAAGATATTTGGGAAAAATGGATCATTTGCCACTTGTGAGTTAGTTTTGGAAACTAAAATTTTGGACCAATGTAAGTTTTCAAAGGTAATAAAAGTCCATGATATGGTTAACAAATGGAATTATGAAAAGAATGGCTCCCATTCTTTTATGAAGGTGGGGCATTTAGAAATGTCACTATGTTACCTTGAAAGGTCACTGAATGAGGAAACTTTCCCATCCTCATTATTAGATGCACAAAAGATcattaaaagatataacgaaaaacaaaatattcaaaaagaGGGATATATGTTACAAGAAGGAGGGGACATAGAAGGGGCAGCTTTACAGAAAAGATTGTTTAAATTGCATGGTACAGAACTTGTCGGTTATCATGAAATTTCTGGAAAACCAAGAATACGGATAAATATGTTAAAGGTAAAGGAAGTAGTAGGCACTGATCGAATCGGAAAAGATGGGGAAGTCTTTACTAGCACTGCggattcattttcattaggAACCTctattcaattaattttcgagaatgatgaaaaattaacaCTAGTAAGTGAAGATTCTGACGCTGGCAAAGGAGATTGGTTTAATACATTATCTCGAGTTGTTAGTTTAAACGCCAGTCATCAACCATGGATAAAAAAATACGCATCTCAATTAGTAAGTACTTAa
- the NDAI0J00660 gene encoding uncharacterized protein (ancestral locus Anc_7.469): protein MVSILHHFNSYSSFGIKGQDVHRSKTQNVQRSLSISSPIFSEKEKHNTYSSLNSLMNSPKNSLLFYNIISNIELENKNTNTIQFIPQGTLVQLISHDSNRNECHVKLVKDVGTFTISFDYLEENSQLNYTLKTLENTNNDITKKPYSISNFTPPTSPSTIGSSVFSAASLQRGASSSSIDTNMTQYEKMRHIDPKIRRRNQIIESCEIISIKYEESKDKRIKYEIKYTDLHGKEKTIEKYYQDFYQLHLKLLSVCSQDGGADELNKFHNLPLPIDMKKSCWASKQMLIIRQLQMNEYLQTLSIFMTESCLEKEALLVFITIFNNWLLDNDLNEIEKDLEEIKEQINTIKLKTLFHGDYYVIKCKEDDILKLDNLKRLIIERIKHKLSEEKRFLLENSPADSFGNFCRLTAKIDGWYIVSLSEEETYQRVISNFKQTREKLIIEISV from the coding sequence ATGGTCTCTATTTTGCATCATTTTAATTCTTATTCCTCATTTGGGATTAAGGGGCAAGATGTTCATAGAAGTAAGACACAAAATGTACAAAGAAGTCTATCAATCTCATCACCAATATTCAGCGAGAAAGAAAAGCATAATacatattcttcattaaataGTTTAATGAACTCACCAAAGAATTCATTACtattttataatattatttccaatattgaacttgaaaataaaaatacaaatacaataCAGTTTATTCCCCAAGGAACATTAGTTCAACTGATTTCTCATGACTCAAATAGAAATGAATGTCACGTTAAATTAGTTAAAGACGTTGGAACATTTACCATAtcatttgattatttagaagaaaattcTCAATTGAATTACACTTTGAAAACTTTAGAGAATACGAATAACGATATAACAAAGAAACCATACAGTATTTCTAATTTCACACCTCCCACATCGCCTTCAACAATTGGATCAAGTGTTTTCTCCGCTGCATCTTTACAAAGAGGTgcatcatcgtcatcgaTTGATACCAATATGACTCAGTATGAAAAGATGCGCCATATTGATCCCAAGATTAGAAGGCGAAACCAAATAATTGAATCCTGTGAAATCATTTCAATCAAATATGAGGAAAGCAAAGATAAAAGGATAAAATATGAGATTAAATATACTGATTTACATGGTAAAGAAAAGACTATTGAGAAGTATTATCAAgatttttatcaattacATTTAAAGTTACTATCGGTTTGTTCTCAAGATGGAGGTGCTGATGAGTTGAATAAGTTTCATAACTTACCATTGCCTATAGATATGAAGAAATCATGTTGGGCTTCAAAACAAATGTTAATTATACGACAATTGcaaatgaatgaatatttacaaaCTCTTTCCATTTTCATGACTGAGTCATGTTTGGAAAAGGAAGCACTTTTGGTATTTAttaccattttcaataattggctacttgataatgatttaaatgaaattgaGAAGGATTTGGAAGAGAttaaagaacaaataaatacaatCAAGTTGAAAACTTTATTCCATGGAGATTATTATGTTATTAAGTgtaaagaagatgatattttgaaattggatAACTTGAAAAGGCTAATTATTGAAAGGATTAAACATAAGTTGAGTGAGGAGAAAAGGTTTCTTTTAGAAAATTCTCCAGCTGATAGTTTTGGTAATTTCTGTCGCTTAACTGCTAAGATTGATGGTTGGtatattgtttctttgagtgaagaagaaacttaCCAAAGGGTGATATCTAATTTTAAACAAACAAGAGAGAAATTGATTATCGAAATTAGTGTATGA
- the TIF5 gene encoding translation initiation factor eIF5 (similar to Saccharomyces cerevisiae TIF5 (YPR041W); ancestral locus Anc_7.459) produces MSINICRDNHDPFYRYKMPPIQAKVEGRGNGIKTALLNVADVARALNRPTPYLVKYFGFELGAQTSISVDKDRYLVNGVHEPAKLQDVLDGFINRFVLCGSCKNPETEIIITKDSDLVRDCKACGKRTPMDLRHKLSSFILKNPPESMNQGNKKKAATASANVRGGGVSISDIAQGKSGDASASTDTGDHEDEDELARQIHAAAKTLQDIEVKDDDWAVDMSEEAIRKRAKELQVNSGVIDASLSKLDEYGEWILKDEELPSDVELYKKAVELNILNDPKIGAVLAQSLFDEGIVDEIAQHAAFFTKVFVEPEFEKNFLGGIERFLGLEHKDLIPQLPKILVQLYNNDIISEEEIMRFGTKTSKKFVPKEVSKKVRRAAKPFIVWLQNAESEDEESDEE; encoded by the coding sequence ATGTCCATCAACATTTGTAGAGATAACCATGATCCATTCTACCGTTATAAGATGCCTCCAATTCAAGCCAAAGTGGAAGGTAGAGGTAACGGTATCAAGACTGCCCTTTTGAATGTTGCAGATGTAGCTCGTGCTTTAAATAGACCAACTCCATACTTAGTCAAATATTTCGGTTTCGAATTAGGTGCTCAAACCTCCATCTCTGTTGATAAAGATCGTTATTTAGTTAACGGTGTTCATGAACCTGCCAAATTACAAGATGTCCTTGATGGGTTCATTAATAGATTTGTTCTTTGTGGTAGTTGTAAGAATCCAGAAACTGAAATTATCATCACTAAAGATAGTGACTTAGTGAGAGATTGTAAAGCATGTGGTAAGAGAACTCCAATGGATTTAAGACAtaaattatcttcattCATCTTGAAGAATCCACCAGAATCAATGAACCAAggtaataaaaagaaagctGCCACTGCATCTGCAAACGTTCGTGGTGGTGGTGTTTCCATTAGTGATATCGCTCAGGGGAAATCAGGTGATGCATCCGCATCTACTGATACAGGTGATcatgaagatgaagatgagtTAGCTCGTCAAATTCATGCTGCTGCTAAGACGTTACAAGATATCGAGGTAAAAGATGATGACTGGGCTGTTGATATGTCTGAAGAAGCTATTAGGAAGCGTGCTAAGGAATTACAAGTTAATTCTGGTGTCATCGATGCCAGTTTATCTAAATTAGATGAATATGGTGAATGGATCctaaaagatgaagaattaccATCAGATGTGGAGTTGTATAAGAAGGCTGTAGAActgaatattttgaatgatCCAAAGATTGGTGCCGTCCTTGCACAATCTTTATTTGACGAAGGTATAGTGGATGAAATTGCTCAACATGCGGCTTTCTTCACTAAAGTTTTCGTTGAACctgaatttgaaaagaatttCCTTGGTGGTATTGAAAGATTCTTAGGTTTGGAACATAAAGATTTGATTCCACAATTACCTAAAATTTTAGTTCAATtgtataataatgatatcattTCTGAAGAGGAAATTATGAGATTCGGTACAAAgacttcaaaaaaatttgttccAAAAGAAGTCTCCAAAAAGGTTCGTAGAGCAGCAAAGCCATTCATTGTTTGGTTACAAAATGCTGAaagtgaagatgaagaatctgatgaagaataG